CTCCTGATCGTTGGCACCACGGAAACTGGGCCAGGGGTATAGTGGAAGGGGACGCTGAAAGAAATGAAGGTGTTGCGctcagaagaaaagaaaaaaggtgaGTGTAACAGCAGAACATTATGCAGATAGATAGAGCATATACCTTGTTCTTGGGCAAGCTAACCAATTTGTGTTGGTTCGGGCGTGCAGAGCTTCTTGCACCTCGCCGGTGTTGAGGTATGCCTCGACGTAGTACTCCATGCACGGATCGTAGCCAGCCATCTGGCAAATAAAAAATTGCGAACACTGTGACTGTCTGACTAGCCGTATAAATGAACCATTTTTATTGGGAAAGAGAGTTCGAGACTAGCCGATGGATCGCATTATCTATCTTACATAGCCTTCGCGTGCCAACGGAAGGCAGATCCTCGGGTCGTATATGTTTCGGGGATAGATGCCGCTTATGTGGGACGCCTGCCCCAACACGGAGCACCACCGCCAGTCGTCTTTTGGGGTGAAGGTGCAGTTAGCACGGATCCCGGCCCAGATCTCGTCGGAGATCAGCCCGTGGCTCCATAGAAACTCCAGATTCCCCTCGCTATTCTTGTAATTGTCAAGGATCGGATTGCCGACCTAGATGTAATACAAACGAAACATACATATGCATGGCTACGGAAAAAACGCAATAATTTTGCAAAGTCGCATGCGAAAGGCTTACGAAGATGCCGTGGAGGTTTATGAAAGTGGTGCGGTGGAGCTCGCTCATGAAGGTGATTACGGTGGCGAGCTGCGGCACGTAGTGGCCACCGTAGCTCTCGCCGGCGATGTAGAAGTCGCGGCCCTTGTACTCGGGGAACCTCTCCAACCAGTTGAGCAGGAAGACGAATGTGTCCTCGGCGGTTCTCTGGTCGCCCCGCTTGTTGATATTATCCGAGTTGTTGCTCGCGTAGGAGAACCCCACTCCGGTTGGCGACTCCAGGAAGATCACGTTTGCCACTGCACACATCTAATCTGTTCAGTGTATCTACTCTGCTTAGAAGCCAGCTCCACTTAACAACTTACGGTTGTTCCAGGCGTGCTTGTTCCTCCTCAGAGTCTTGCCGTCGGGGTTCACTCGGAACGGGCCGAGCTCCATCATGGCGCCATACCCCAGCGATGAGCACCCAGGCCCACCGTTAAGCCAGAGGATGAGCGGCTTGGAGGCCGCCTCGTAGGGGGCCTCGACAAAGTAGTAGAAGAGCTCGCGGCCGTACTCCTCGTTCACCGTGACATAGCCGGCGTACTGGTCGAAGTTGACTCGCGGAGGCTGGCCGGGCAGCGCGGTGATCTTGTCGGCCGCCTTGGCGCCCGCCAATGGGATCGGGCAACGCGTGGGCAGGTGGCTGAAGCTGCTGGCGTCGGCCCATGGGTCGGGTCCCTCGGTTACGTCTGGATTACTGGCCCTGTCAGCTTGCCTCTTCTTGGCCGTGGACTCGATGAACCTCATGAGCTGATCCTCCTGTGAGGCATCTGTGGGTGATGCGCTCAGCAGAAGGAGCAACAGGAAGAAGGTAATGGTGTGCCTAATCATATTTGCCTCTGACTTCGTGATCTTGTGAAAGATCATTCTGTTGTGGATATATATATGGGGCAGCTCAGGAGTTTGGTTGCTATTTCGCTCTTCTCCACTCAGTACAAATCCATGAGCGTACAGCTCGGAGGCTTATGGTTACTAAGAAACTAGCAAGTTTGTTGCAATTAGTACACCACTACGTCTATTGTGACCAAACTGCTTGGTGCCAAAGTATCTGGTGAACAATGCTATATTTTCTTGTAGTGTAGCTGCTTGTTTGGTTTGGATTCTCCGAAGAGAGTTCTGAGTTTACATGGAGCGAATGGTTAAGTGAGACGATAATAGCGAACTCTGAGCGGTGGGTTAACTCAATGTCTTACAGCCAATTTACTTCGATTAAGACCAAGCCTCTGGAAAGTCTTCTTTAGTACAGATGGATTGTACATGAATGGTATatattttttctttgtttctgaGAAGGAAGTGTCAATCTCCCGGCCTCTACATCCTCAGACGCACACGGCAATAATTTATTAAAGTTTGTGCAAGGCAGTGAAGGCATAAAAAACTAACAGACATAGTACAAGACAATCATAACTATGGTAAATCTATTAGTACAAGATATGCAGCACCTACGACTAAATTTACTTCTGCCGCATCCACGCCTTCAAGAAGAGATAGCGCCCTACTCACCATCGCCCATGTCCGGCCAGAGACGGCCAGGACAAAGGATTTTCATCTGGATGCGAAGACCAACCAATGAAGGCCAGAACATCGGCATGAAGATggtgccttcaacaaggtaatgacGCAAGTTTCACCACTGTTGT
This window of the Triticum aestivum cultivar Chinese Spring chromosome 5D, IWGSC CS RefSeq v2.1, whole genome shotgun sequence genome carries:
- the LOC123121762 gene encoding serine carboxypeptidase 1 isoform X2; this encodes MIFHKITKSEANMIRHTITFFLLLLLLSASPTDASQEDQLMRFIESTAKKRQADRASNPDVTEGPDPWADASSFSHLPTRCPIPLAGAKAADKITALPGQPPRVNFDQYAGYVTVNEEYGRELFYYFVEAPYEAASKPLILWLNGGPGCSSLGYGAMMELGPFRVNPDGKTLRRNKHAWNNLANVIFLESPTGVGFSYASNNSDNINKRGDQRTAEDTFVFLLNWLERFPEYKGRDFYIAGESYGGHYVPQLATVITFMSELHRTTFINLHGIFVGNPILDNYKNSEGNLEFLWSHGLISDEIWAGIRANCTFTPKDDWRWCSVLGQASHISGIYPRNIYDPRICLPLAREGYMAGYDPCMEYYVEAYLNTGEVQEALHARTNTNWLACPRTSVPFHYTPGPVSVVPTIRRLVERGLSIWVYSGDLDSTCSITSTRYSVKDLNLPVTTPWRAWYTPDFEYEGGFTFASVRGAGHLVPSYQPERALVLLYSFLKGRLPPG
- the LOC123121762 gene encoding serine carboxypeptidase 1 isoform X1, with the translated sequence MIFHKITKSEANMIRHTITFFLLLLLLSASPTDASQEDQLMRFIESTAKKRQADRASNPDVTEGPDPWADASSFSHLPTRCPIPLAGAKAADKITALPGQPPRVNFDQYAGYVTVNEEYGRELFYYFVEAPYEAASKPLILWLNGGPGCSSLGYGAMMELGPFRVNPDGKTLRRNKHAWNNLANVIFLESPTGVGFSYASNNSDNINKRGDQRTAEDTFVFLLNWLERFPEYKGRDFYIAGESYGGHYVPQLATVITFMSELHRTTFINLHGIFVGNPILDNYKNSEGNLEFLWSHGLISDEIWAGIRANCTFTPKDDWRWCSVLGQASHISGIYPRNIYDPRICLPLAREGYMAGYDPCMEYYVEAYLNTGEVQEALHARTNTNWLACPRTSVPFHYTPGPVSVVPTIRRLVERGLSIWVYSGDLDSTCSITSTRYSVKDLNLPVTTPWRAWYTPDFEVGGYVQQYEGGFTFASVRGAGHLVPSYQPERALVLLYSFLKGRLPPG